The following proteins are co-located in the Triticum aestivum cultivar Chinese Spring chromosome 1A, IWGSC CS RefSeq v2.1, whole genome shotgun sequence genome:
- the LOC123173304 gene encoding interactor of constitutive active ROPs 1-like, with protein sequence MVVGLQKKPAGAAAGGGGGAGPRAAELEAKLGKAHDQLAAMREQLAAAEKARKDARGAFADAKKRFAANAKKREAAAPAPVEQDTNVRPPEQKQREEEAEVVADDVANGDGEERRCMVDREDNESRVEEVAEKTTDNGDEVSNSIAVVGVDGAGNEGNPEADQLWSKLVAKDREVYEVRAKLMLKDMEVDELKAELTAKDANIGTLTAELVAKDAEFAALRAENAELTKTASGAAEADRKTTAAKAREAERALMDSAAREARLAERMRESERARGALEAEARRIRVQSEQWRKAAEEAAAVLGGAGHHVGAEETDEDRQRDAGDGGSGVKKKPAGGAVRLLADLWKKRASK encoded by the coding sequence ATGGTGGTGGGTTTGCAGAAGAAACCCGCAGGTGCAGCcgctggtggtggcggtggtgcagggccgcgggcggcggagctgGAGGCCAAGCTGGGGAAGGCGCACGACCAGCTTGCGGCAATGCGGGAGCAGCTCGCGGCCGCCGAGAAGGCCAGGAAGGACGCGCGCGGCGCCTTCGCCGATGCCAAGAAGCGGTTCGCCGCGAACGCGAAGAAGAGGGAAGCCGCCGCTCCGGCACCGGTCGAACAGGATACCAATGTGCGGCCGCCAGAACAGAAGCAGCGGGAGGAGGAGGCAGAAGTTGTCGCAGACGACGTTGCAAATGGTGACGGCGAGGAGAGAAGATGCATGGTCGACCGCGAGGACAATGAGTCCCGGGTTGAGGAGGTGGCCGAGAAGACGACTGATAATGGCGATGAGGTGAGCAACAGCATTGCCGTCGTTGGAGTCGACGGTGCTGGCAACGAGGGGAACCCGGAGGCGGACCAGCTGTGGAGCAAGCTTGTGGCGAAAGACAGGGAGGTGTACGAGGTGAGGGCGAAGCTGATGCTGAAGGACATGGAGGTCGACGAGCTGAAAGCTGAGCTGACGGCGAAGGACGCGAACATCGGCACGCTGACGGCAGAGCTGGTCGCAAAGGACGCCGAGTTCGCCGCTCTCAGAGCCGAGAACGCCGAGCTCACGAAGACGGCCTCCGGCGCCGCCGAGGCCGACAGGAAGACGACGGCCGCGAAGGCGAGGGAAGCCGAGCGCGCGCTGATGGACAGCGCGGCGCGTGAGGCCCGGCTGGCCGAGCGGATGAGGGAGTCGGAGCGCGCGCGGGGGGCACTGGAGGCCGAGGCGCGCCGCATCCGCGTCCAGAGCGAGCAGTGGCGCAAGGCGGCCGAGGAGGCCGCGGCGGTGCTCGGCGGCGCGGGTCACCACGTTGGCGCGGAGGAGACGGACGAGGACAGGCAGCGGGACGCGGGAGACGGGGGCTCCGGTGTGAAGAAGAAGCCGGCCGGCGGCGCCGTGCGGCTGCTCGCCGACCTGTGGAAGAAGAGGGCGTCGAAGTGA